One Echinicola strongylocentroti DNA window includes the following coding sequences:
- a CDS encoding GntR family transcriptional regulator — protein MIEAPTSIRIDSESRIPKYQQIVNSIIEDIEKGSLSVGEKIPSINEISEEYYLSRDTVEKAYNLLKKKKIIVSVKGKGYYVARNVSQSQVKVLFLLNKLSNYKLRIYNSFVNSLGADAQVDLHIYHCDPKNLLNLLNENTGAYDYYVVMPHFKDDDLHHNNYNQDVIDALRKISSDKLIIMDNYMPDLGDEVASIYQDFKMDIYKALKEGQARLQKYDTLILVYPDNVIYPYPKEIKQGFKKFCVEFGLEFEIINTIYPEMELSPNDAYILIEENDLVNLMRQIRDEEYLLGEDVGVISYNDTPLKELLGITVMSTDFKVMGETAAYMIKKRKKEVVKNVFNFIDRGSI, from the coding sequence ATGATCGAAGCTCCAACATCCATCCGTATTGATTCGGAGTCCAGGATTCCGAAATACCAGCAAATCGTCAATTCCATCATTGAGGACATTGAAAAAGGCAGCCTATCTGTGGGTGAAAAAATCCCCTCCATCAATGAAATCAGTGAAGAGTACTACCTGTCGAGGGATACCGTAGAAAAAGCCTATAACCTTCTTAAGAAAAAGAAGATCATCGTTTCTGTAAAAGGCAAGGGGTATTATGTCGCCAGAAATGTATCCCAATCCCAGGTAAAGGTGCTTTTCTTGCTGAACAAACTGTCCAATTACAAACTTCGCATTTACAATTCATTTGTCAACAGCCTAGGTGCTGACGCGCAAGTAGATCTCCACATCTACCATTGCGATCCAAAAAACCTACTGAACCTACTTAATGAAAATACGGGAGCCTATGATTACTATGTAGTGATGCCCCATTTCAAGGACGACGATTTACACCATAATAACTACAACCAAGATGTAATCGATGCCCTTCGCAAAATCTCTTCTGATAAGCTGATCATCATGGACAACTACATGCCCGACCTCGGAGATGAAGTGGCGTCCATTTATCAGGATTTTAAAATGGACATTTACAAAGCACTTAAAGAAGGGCAAGCCCGGCTTCAAAAGTACGACACCTTGATTTTGGTCTATCCTGACAATGTCATCTACCCCTATCCTAAAGAAATCAAGCAGGGATTCAAGAAGTTTTGTGTGGAATTCGGACTGGAATTTGAAATCATCAACACCATCTATCCCGAAATGGAACTTAGCCCCAATGATGCCTATATCCTCATTGAGGAAAACGACTTGGTCAATCTCATGAGGCAGATCAGGGATGAAGAATACTTACTTGGCGAAGACGTAGGGGTCATCTCCTATAATGACACGCCTCTAAAGGAGCTCTTGGGCATCACGGTCATGTCCACGGACTTTAAGGTAATGGGTGAAACAGCTGCTTATATGATCAAGAAACGCAAAAAAGAGGTGGTGAAGAATGTCTTTAACTTTATCGATAGAGGCTCTATCTAA
- a CDS encoding purine-cytosine permease family protein, with protein MSDKKNLVQKLESVNEYEREAIPKSKLKSWKSFVGTYAGEHTAGTEFVLGPLFVAHGASAIDLVSGLLIGNILAVLSWAYFTGKAATKTRHTLYFQLEKIAGSRFTMIYNLVNAVAFCFLAGAMITVAATAVGIPFDLAMPALDDTLPTSLGFVLTVFVVGAITTVIAMFGFNQVVKFANIAAPWMIMIFVAAAVAVLPRLGINSISDFWPVAQETIWSGVPLEGKTKFTFWHIMFFAWFCNMAMHIGMADMSILRYAKKWTAGFATSTGVFLGHYVAWLASGILYSLFLLESDGSLVFAPGPIAYEAVGIAGAICVIIAGWTTANPTLYRAGLAIQSINPNWKTWKVTLFVGLITTIAACFPALMMQLLDFVALYGLVLMPVGAVIFIDIFLLPKMGMRSNFAELTNRNFNPAVGITWLITLVFCLGLNLFVGVEIFFLGLPGWFVAVIIYIASSKIIQKNTPLPDIKNTSSKREVPVS; from the coding sequence ATGTCCGATAAAAAGAACCTTGTACAGAAACTAGAATCTGTCAACGAATATGAAAGGGAGGCGATCCCTAAGAGTAAGCTTAAAAGCTGGAAATCCTTTGTAGGCACCTATGCCGGTGAGCATACCGCGGGGACGGAATTTGTCCTTGGGCCGCTATTTGTCGCCCATGGTGCCAGTGCGATCGACTTGGTAAGTGGATTGCTGATAGGAAATATCCTTGCGGTGCTCAGTTGGGCTTATTTCACAGGCAAAGCCGCTACCAAAACCCGTCACACCTTGTACTTCCAATTGGAGAAAATAGCAGGAAGCCGCTTCACCATGATCTATAATTTGGTCAATGCCGTTGCTTTCTGTTTTTTGGCAGGTGCCATGATCACTGTAGCTGCCACGGCTGTCGGGATCCCCTTTGACTTGGCCATGCCGGCACTGGACGACACCCTGCCTACCAGCCTTGGATTTGTCCTTACGGTATTTGTGGTCGGAGCCATTACGACAGTTATTGCCATGTTTGGCTTTAACCAAGTGGTGAAGTTTGCCAACATCGCTGCGCCATGGATGATCATGATCTTCGTCGCAGCTGCCGTAGCAGTACTGCCGCGATTAGGGATCAACTCCATCAGTGATTTCTGGCCAGTGGCGCAAGAAACCATCTGGTCTGGCGTACCTTTGGAAGGCAAAACCAAGTTTACCTTCTGGCACATCATGTTCTTCGCTTGGTTTTGTAATATGGCCATGCACATCGGAATGGCAGACATGTCCATCCTGAGATATGCCAAAAAGTGGACAGCAGGCTTTGCAACTTCCACTGGCGTCTTCTTGGGGCACTATGTGGCTTGGCTTGCTTCAGGCATCTTGTATTCACTTTTCCTACTGGAATCAGACGGCAGTCTGGTATTTGCCCCGGGACCTATTGCCTACGAGGCAGTCGGTATCGCAGGAGCGATCTGTGTGATCATCGCCGGATGGACTACCGCCAATCCTACGCTCTACCGTGCAGGTCTCGCCATCCAATCCATTAATCCCAACTGGAAAACCTGGAAAGTCACGCTATTTGTGGGATTGATCACCACAATTGCAGCATGTTTCCCTGCGTTAATGATGCAGTTGCTGGACTTCGTGGCACTGTATGGCTTGGTGCTGATGCCAGTAGGGGCTGTCATATTTATTGATATCTTCCTTTTGCCCAAGATGGGCATGAGATCCAACTTCGCAGAGCTGACCAATCGTAATTTCAACCCTGCTGTAGGGATCACTTGGCTGATTACTTTGGTTTTCTGTCTGGGCCTCAACCTATTTGTAGGAGTCGAGATCTTTTTCTTGGGACTACCTGGCTGGTTTGTAGCTGTAATCATCTACATCGCAAGCAGTAAAATCATCCAAAAAAACACCCCATTACCTGACATTAAAAACACTTCTTCCAAACGAGAAGTGCCCGTATCCTAA
- the rhaM gene encoding L-rhamnose mutarotase yields MTKQIAFKMKLLPGHEAEYEKRHREIWPELVTLLKDSGVQDYSIYLDHETSTLFAVQTVAGDSSSQDLGNTEIVQKWWAYMADIMETNPDQSPISLPLKEVFTL; encoded by the coding sequence ATGACAAAACAAATTGCCTTCAAGATGAAACTACTGCCTGGACATGAGGCAGAATACGAAAAACGGCATCGTGAAATATGGCCTGAACTAGTGACCTTGCTTAAGGACAGTGGTGTGCAGGATTATAGTATCTACCTGGATCACGAAACCTCCACCCTATTTGCGGTACAAACCGTAGCCGGAGACAGCTCCTCCCAAGATCTGGGCAATACGGAAATCGTACAAAAATGGTGGGCATACATGGCCGATATCATGGAAACCAATCCCGACCAATCGCCCATAAGCCTCCCGCTAAAAGAGGTTTTTACCTTGTAA
- a CDS encoding glycosyl hydrolase, which translates to MKLTLTYLLPAICLMAFSCQAPSEEAADKPTITPNPWPAITNQSKPWTRWWWMGNAVDKENLSYLMHEYADAGLGGVEIAPIYGAKGHEDRYLEFLSDEWLDMLRYTIDVADSLDMQVDLTQGTGWPFGGPFVNPDHAASKLVTKEFDYSGQAVFSQDLTWEDEKRPELSPELIAVMAYGNNGQVEEITDQVTTQGQLSWEAEGNWKIMAIYNGKTGQQVKRAAPGGKGYTLDHFSTAAVNSYLDVFAKAFGEDTPGIRAFYNDSFEVYGANFTKNFLDEFQQRRGYDLKAYLPQLLGKENNEEVARIKSDYRQTLHELLLEHFTENWTAWAHSKGKKTKNQAHGSPGNLIDLYATVDIPECETFGSSYFPIPGLRRDSADIRNVDPDPIMLKFASSAGHLAGKPLISCETFTWLGEHFKSSFSQMKPEVDQAFLAGINHIFYHGVTYSPKDIDFPGWLFYASLNLTQQNSLWPHFKSFNEYIARCQSVLQAGKPDNELIVYWPVYDVWAEEGNMFKMISVHHIDDWLHPTAFYAQTTELMEQGYSLDFASDKLIREASVKDGKILTHGEASPAKALLVPKMEYFPVQTLEGAIQLAKEGATVIFEAVPEHVPGHFEVEKREKQLAETWNQLQFNDQGEATTGKGKIILNANARQALKNEAIDRESLTDSGLQFIRRAVGDDKYYFLVNHTANTIDEEISLNVAASSVFLMNPLTGESGLAKSHGQEGKTVVKVRLESGESLLLQASAAETTSADHWAYRAEAAQTVPVKGPWKLHFDGGGPGLPQDQTFETIQPWTANGDKKAAEFSGQATYSTTFDLQKSDGKHYLLKLGKVHESAKIWVNGQEAGYAWSIPYQLPIGKHLKDGKNEIKIQVANLMANRIRYMDQQGLEWRNYHEINFVNINYKPFDASTWDVMPSGLEGPVELEVF; encoded by the coding sequence ATGAAACTTACCTTAACATATCTCCTGCCAGCTATTTGTTTGATGGCCTTTTCATGTCAGGCTCCTTCTGAGGAAGCGGCCGACAAACCAACTATAACCCCGAACCCCTGGCCCGCAATCACCAACCAATCCAAACCCTGGACACGATGGTGGTGGATGGGCAACGCCGTGGACAAGGAAAACCTCAGCTACCTAATGCACGAATATGCGGACGCTGGACTGGGCGGAGTAGAGATCGCCCCCATTTACGGAGCAAAAGGCCATGAAGACCGCTACCTGGAATTTTTGTCTGACGAATGGCTGGACATGCTCAGGTACACCATCGATGTGGCCGACAGCCTGGACATGCAAGTGGACCTGACCCAAGGAACGGGCTGGCCTTTTGGTGGGCCGTTTGTCAATCCCGACCATGCTGCATCCAAATTGGTCACAAAGGAGTTTGACTATAGTGGACAAGCGGTTTTCTCACAAGACCTGACTTGGGAAGACGAAAAGCGACCTGAACTCAGCCCCGAGCTTATCGCCGTCATGGCTTATGGAAACAATGGACAAGTAGAAGAAATCACCGACCAAGTCACCACACAAGGACAACTGAGCTGGGAAGCCGAGGGAAACTGGAAAATCATGGCCATCTACAATGGCAAAACAGGCCAACAGGTAAAGAGAGCTGCACCGGGAGGAAAAGGCTATACCTTGGATCATTTTTCGACGGCAGCCGTTAACAGCTACTTGGATGTTTTCGCAAAAGCTTTTGGGGAGGACACGCCCGGAATAAGGGCCTTTTACAATGACAGCTTTGAAGTATATGGTGCCAATTTTACCAAGAACTTTCTTGACGAATTTCAGCAGCGAAGAGGCTATGATTTAAAAGCCTACTTACCGCAGCTCCTTGGCAAGGAAAATAATGAAGAAGTCGCCCGCATCAAGTCGGATTATCGCCAGACGCTCCACGAGCTGCTCTTGGAGCACTTTACCGAAAACTGGACAGCATGGGCACACAGCAAGGGCAAGAAAACCAAAAACCAAGCGCACGGCTCTCCCGGCAACCTGATAGACCTGTATGCCACGGTGGATATCCCTGAATGTGAAACGTTTGGCTCCAGCTACTTCCCGATACCGGGACTCAGAAGGGACAGTGCGGATATCCGAAACGTGGACCCTGACCCGATCATGCTGAAATTTGCATCCTCGGCAGGTCACTTGGCCGGAAAGCCGTTGATTTCCTGTGAGACCTTCACGTGGCTGGGCGAACACTTTAAGTCTTCATTCTCCCAGATGAAACCTGAGGTGGATCAAGCATTCCTTGCCGGCATCAACCATATATTCTACCATGGTGTCACCTACTCTCCCAAAGACATTGATTTTCCAGGCTGGTTGTTTTATGCATCACTTAACCTCACCCAGCAAAACAGCCTCTGGCCGCACTTCAAGAGCTTCAATGAGTATATCGCCAGGTGCCAATCTGTACTGCAGGCCGGCAAGCCTGACAATGAGCTGATCGTGTACTGGCCAGTCTATGACGTGTGGGCTGAAGAGGGCAATATGTTCAAGATGATTTCTGTCCACCATATCGATGACTGGCTGCACCCTACTGCCTTCTATGCGCAGACTACCGAGCTGATGGAGCAGGGCTATTCACTTGATTTTGCATCGGATAAACTGATCCGTGAAGCTAGCGTAAAGGATGGAAAAATCCTTACCCATGGGGAGGCCTCACCGGCCAAAGCACTACTGGTCCCCAAAATGGAATACTTCCCTGTCCAAACCTTGGAAGGTGCCATCCAGCTGGCCAAAGAAGGTGCTACGGTGATCTTTGAGGCGGTTCCTGAGCATGTACCGGGACATTTTGAAGTGGAGAAAAGAGAAAAGCAGCTGGCAGAAACCTGGAATCAGCTCCAATTTAATGATCAAGGAGAAGCCACCACTGGAAAAGGCAAGATCATCCTTAATGCAAACGCCAGGCAAGCCCTGAAAAATGAAGCGATCGACAGGGAATCCCTCACGGACAGCGGGCTGCAATTTATCCGTCGGGCAGTTGGGGATGACAAATATTATTTCTTGGTCAACCATACTGCCAATACCATCGATGAAGAAATCTCACTAAATGTCGCGGCTTCTTCAGTATTTCTGATGAATCCACTCACAGGAGAAAGCGGCTTGGCAAAGAGCCATGGCCAAGAAGGTAAAACCGTCGTCAAAGTACGTTTGGAATCCGGTGAAAGCCTTTTGCTGCAAGCTTCGGCAGCGGAGACCACTTCGGCAGATCACTGGGCATACCGGGCAGAAGCTGCTCAAACCGTCCCTGTGAAAGGACCTTGGAAGCTTCATTTTGACGGTGGAGGACCGGGTCTTCCCCAAGACCAGACCTTCGAAACCATCCAACCTTGGACGGCCAATGGCGACAAAAAAGCCGCTGAGTTTTCGGGACAGGCGACTTACAGCACCACATTTGACCTCCAAAAATCAGATGGCAAACACTACTTGCTGAAACTCGGAAAGGTTCATGAAAGTGCCAAAATCTGGGTCAATGGCCAAGAAGCTGGCTACGCCTGGAGTATCCCATACCAACTTCCAATAGGGAAACACCTGAAAGACGGCAAAAATGAAATCAAGATCCAAGTGGCCAACCTTATGGCCAACCGGATCCGCTACATGGACCAGCAAGGCCTAGAGTGGAGAAATTACCACGAAATCAATTTTGTCAACATCAACTACAAGCCATTTGACGCCTCCACATGGGATGTAATGCCTTCCGGACTGGAAGGGCCAGTGGAGCTGGAGGTGTTTTGA
- a CDS encoding alpha/beta hydrolase, protein MMFFSKKVFIALVLLAAPVLAFAQQKTYPLYPKEAPNTKKLVAKDGIGNGGRITEVAIPQLTVYRPQKNESNGKAILICPGGGYKIIAIQHEGHQIARWYSERGYTAAVLKYRLPEEELLNASWEVPLMDAEEGMRFLRKNASKWGYGEDKIGVLGFSAGGHLASSVSVHNHPAEGKTPSSKPNFSVLVYPVISMDTAITHQGSRRNLLGEKLETEWETYFSNETQVNTETPPAFLVHSWDDGAVPAENSIRYAKALHQFDTPVELHLFQKGGHGYGSGNFEQHGNAATWLELSDRWISDLFQEKE, encoded by the coding sequence ATGATGTTTTTCAGCAAAAAGGTGTTCATCGCCTTAGTTCTATTGGCGGCGCCTGTTTTGGCTTTTGCCCAACAAAAAACTTACCCACTCTATCCAAAAGAAGCTCCGAATACCAAAAAGCTCGTAGCCAAAGATGGTATCGGAAACGGAGGAAGGATCACAGAAGTAGCCATCCCTCAATTAACCGTCTATCGTCCACAGAAAAACGAAAGCAATGGCAAAGCCATACTCATCTGCCCTGGTGGTGGATATAAGATCATTGCCATCCAGCATGAAGGCCACCAAATAGCACGCTGGTACAGTGAGCGCGGATATACCGCAGCCGTATTAAAATACAGGTTACCAGAAGAGGAATTGCTAAACGCTTCATGGGAAGTACCACTGATGGATGCAGAGGAGGGCATGCGTTTTTTAAGAAAAAATGCCTCCAAATGGGGCTATGGAGAGGATAAAATCGGCGTATTGGGCTTTTCTGCCGGCGGTCATTTAGCATCATCTGTCTCCGTCCATAATCATCCTGCTGAAGGAAAAACCCCTAGCTCCAAACCTAATTTCAGCGTATTGGTCTATCCTGTCATCAGCATGGACACCGCCATCACACATCAAGGGTCAAGACGTAACCTTCTGGGCGAAAAACTGGAAACCGAATGGGAAACATATTTTTCAAACGAAACACAGGTCAATACGGAGACACCACCTGCTTTCTTGGTGCACTCATGGGACGATGGCGCTGTTCCTGCAGAAAACTCGATCCGATACGCAAAAGCACTCCATCAATTTGACACTCCAGTAGAACTCCATCTCTTCCAAAAAGGTGGCCATGGATACGGCAGCGGTAATTTCGAGCAGCACGGCAATGCCGCCACATGGCTGGAACTCAGCGATCGGTGGATCAGTGACCTGTTCCAAGAAAAAGAGTAA
- a CDS encoding voltage-gated chloride channel family protein encodes MLERARDLIHFKRFVTSEFVPSLLYTFKWLVLAIFIGLLVGTASAFFLFGLEWATHFREAHMYMIALLPVGGFMIGWVYYTYGESVVKGNNQLLEEFYNPLTPIPLRMAPLVVFGTIATHLFGGSAGREGTAVQMGGAIADRFTKWFKLGALDRKAVITLGVAAGFASVFGTPLAGAVFALEWLIVGRVRYEAILPAFLGAYVADYACADYWHAHHTPYDIPFIPDLTLVNVLWIIPAGICFGLAARLFSKATQFFGEAFRSTVKYPPLRPVIGGAMVAAVVFLIGTTKYIGLGVPTIVEAFETPLPWYDFLAKTGFTSLTLGAGFKGGEVTPLFYIGATLGNMLSGAIPLPMALLAGMGFVAVFSGATNTPLSCTLMGIELFGAESGVYVGLACVVAYLFSGHSGIYGSQVIGSPKHVSLDRNKGKRLGKL; translated from the coding sequence ATGTTGGAGAGGGCGCGTGATTTGATTCATTTTAAGAGGTTTGTAACCTCCGAATTTGTTCCCAGCTTGTTGTACACCTTTAAATGGCTCGTGTTGGCTATTTTTATAGGGCTTTTGGTGGGGACTGCTTCCGCATTCTTTTTATTTGGTCTCGAATGGGCTACCCATTTCAGGGAAGCTCACATGTATATGATAGCCTTACTTCCAGTGGGAGGTTTTATGATCGGTTGGGTGTATTATACCTATGGAGAATCCGTCGTAAAAGGCAATAACCAGCTTTTGGAGGAGTTTTATAACCCGTTGACCCCCATACCGTTGCGGATGGCTCCTTTGGTGGTTTTCGGAACGATCGCTACACACCTTTTTGGCGGTTCGGCAGGGCGAGAGGGTACAGCGGTACAGATGGGAGGAGCCATTGCTGATCGGTTTACCAAGTGGTTTAAGCTCGGTGCATTGGACAGAAAGGCCGTCATTACCCTTGGGGTAGCGGCAGGCTTTGCCTCGGTATTTGGGACGCCGCTGGCAGGAGCGGTTTTTGCGCTGGAATGGTTGATCGTCGGAAGGGTTCGCTATGAAGCCATCCTGCCTGCATTCTTAGGCGCGTATGTGGCTGATTATGCTTGTGCAGATTATTGGCATGCCCATCATACGCCTTATGATATTCCCTTTATTCCTGACCTGACCTTGGTAAATGTATTATGGATCATTCCTGCAGGAATATGTTTTGGCTTGGCGGCGCGGTTGTTTTCGAAGGCGACCCAGTTTTTTGGTGAGGCTTTTAGAAGTACGGTAAAATATCCGCCACTCAGGCCGGTGATCGGCGGGGCAATGGTAGCGGCGGTTGTTTTTTTGATCGGAACGACGAAGTACATTGGTTTGGGGGTGCCGACAATTGTGGAGGCCTTTGAGACCCCGTTGCCATGGTATGATTTTTTGGCCAAAACAGGATTTACCTCATTGACACTGGGAGCCGGATTTAAAGGTGGTGAGGTGACTCCGCTCTTTTATATCGGCGCCACTTTGGGCAATATGCTCTCAGGAGCCATTCCGCTGCCCATGGCGCTTTTGGCTGGGATGGGGTTTGTGGCCGTTTTTTCTGGTGCTACCAATACTCCGCTGTCATGTACACTGATGGGCATAGAGCTTTTTGGTGCTGAATCAGGAGTGTACGTGGGGCTTGCCTGCGTTGTGGCGTACCTGTTCAGTGGACATTCGGGTATCTACGGTTCCCAAGTAATTGGCTCTCCCAAACACGTATCACTAGACCGTAACAAAGGGAAGAGGCTAGGTAAATTGTAA
- a CDS encoding GntR family transcriptional regulator, whose protein sequence is MTLVAEGLLLQIDSKSRIPKYQQIVDSIIKNIENGYLKVGEKLPSINDISEEYYLSRDTVVRAYNLLREKKIITSVVSKGFYVNKAVNSSNSRILFILNKLSNYKLEIYNTFVNSMGSDNQVDLRVYHCDPQLLINILEENMGAYDNFVIMPHFKDQKATHTNYDKEVISCMRKIPKGRLVIMDNYLPEMGDNIACIYQDFKMDIYRALEEAKDQLKKYDKLILAFPNNPIYPYPKEIKQGFLNFCNTHHFDAEVLDKIYPDMELQKKDAYIVIDENDLVSLVKQTRDMQYQIGKDIGVVSYNDTPLKELFDITVISTDFELMGESAAYMIKKHKQEVVPNIFSFIDRGSL, encoded by the coding sequence ATGACATTAGTAGCAGAAGGACTTCTTTTACAGATCGACAGCAAGTCCAGAATCCCCAAATACCAACAAATCGTAGATTCCATCATCAAGAACATTGAAAATGGCTATCTCAAAGTAGGAGAGAAACTACCTTCCATCAATGATATTTCGGAAGAATATTACCTCAGCAGGGACACGGTCGTAAGGGCCTACAATCTCTTAAGGGAAAAGAAAATCATCACCTCGGTGGTTTCCAAGGGCTTCTACGTAAACAAAGCAGTAAATAGCTCCAACAGCAGAATACTTTTTATCCTCAATAAGCTGAGCAACTATAAGCTGGAGATTTACAACACCTTCGTAAACAGCATGGGCTCCGACAACCAAGTTGATCTCAGGGTATACCATTGTGACCCGCAGTTGTTGATCAATATTTTGGAAGAAAACATGGGTGCTTATGACAACTTCGTCATCATGCCCCATTTTAAGGACCAAAAAGCCACCCACACCAATTATGATAAAGAGGTCATCTCCTGCATGAGGAAAATCCCTAAGGGCAGGCTAGTGATCATGGACAATTATCTACCAGAGATGGGGGATAATATTGCCTGCATCTACCAGGATTTCAAAATGGACATCTATAGGGCACTGGAAGAAGCCAAGGACCAACTAAAAAAGTATGACAAACTCATCCTGGCCTTTCCAAACAACCCTATCTACCCTTATCCCAAGGAAATCAAACAGGGTTTTTTGAACTTTTGTAACACGCACCATTTTGATGCAGAGGTGCTGGATAAAATCTATCCCGATATGGAGCTGCAGAAAAAGGATGCCTATATTGTCATCGATGAAAATGACTTGGTAAGCCTAGTGAAGCAAACACGGGACATGCAGTATCAGATTGGTAAAGACATTGGCGTGGTTTCTTATAATGATACACCATTGAAAGAACTCTTTGATATTACGGTCATCTCAACGGATTTTGAGCTGATGGGCGAGTCTGCTGCTTATATGATCAAAAAACACAAGCAGGAAGTGGTGCCCAATATCTTTAGTTTTATTGACAGGGGATCGCTGTAG